The DNA region CAGGAAAATGTAGACTGAAAACACAGGCAGTCTGTCAGCGTtatgtgacagacagaaaacaactcAGGGCTCGAGGACTAGCTcaggcttttgttttttttttactttgtgatGGATAATGAGGCGGATGTCTTTTATCGGGAGCTGCCAAAAGTGGTAAGTGAACAATGTCGTGACAAATAAAAAACGTTTAGAAGATGGAGAATGTTAAAGTTTAAAGAGAGTAATTGTGGTTAACGTTTGTGATGGATAGCTACATGCTAACGTCAGCGTTTTGGCTGCCACCAGGAGCTTCACGCTCACCTGAACGGATCTGTGAGCTTTCAAACCATCGAGAAACTCCTCAAACGAAAGCCACATCTCAACATTGAGCACAGCATGACTGCTATCGGAAAAGGCCAGCGGAGGACACTAGATGAGTGCGTACAAGTTTGTCTTTGTAGTTCAATTTTAACAGGAATAACTAGCAGGGTTGTTTAAACTCATTCAAGTCTAATTAACGGTTAATCCATCAGTTCGTTCATTCATGTATTTCCTTCAGTTGTGTAGAAACAGTCCCGCAAAAGCTAAGTAGATGTTGTCTCTGTGTGATCTACATGAGCTGTATTTCTGCAGACAAAAGCAGGTTGACAATGGGGGTGAGGGTCTTTTGTTAAGTGGGTCGCTGACACAACATGGCGCGTATGTCCGCAGGTGTTTTCAGGTCTTCAAGGTCATTCATCAGCTGGTGGACACGCAGGAGGATATCTTGATGGTGAGGACTGGTTCTCAGTTCAGAActcatgtgttgttgtttttaatctttttttgtccagaataaaagtaacaggtccttctctttctttctttctttctttctaggTGGCCACAGATGTTATCAAAGAGTTTGCAGCTGATGGTGTCAAGTATTTAGAGCTGAGAAGTACAccaagagaggagaaaaatacGGGTAAGGAATGTCAACAGGGAGCCTAAAACCTTCATGTCATGATTCAACATTATTAcaagtgttttgtctttttttcccccaggaTTGACAAAACAGAGATATGTTGAAACTGTCATTAAAGCCATCCAGCAGTGTAAAACCGAGGGAGTGGACATCGATGTCAGGTAGGCTCATGATGAATAACCTGTATTTTTTCCAGTGAGCAACAAGTCTAGAAATGTATCTCAGCAGAGTCTAGTGTTGCCTCTCCTGGACACACATCAGCCTCCATCACTATGTGGTAAAACCACCAGAAAACTACAAATTGTTTTACCTCTTTGATCCAACAACTTGAACACAAACCACATTGTCCTGAAGGTTCCTGGTGGCGATTGACCGCAGGAATGGGACTGAAGTTGCCATGGAGACGGTGAAGTTGGCAGAGGAGTTCATGCTGTCCTCTGATGGTTTGGTGGTGGGACTCGACCTGAGTGGGGACCCAACGGTTAGTCAGCCAGTCTGTAGCTtgcagaggtggaaagtaaaaaagaacatttcCAAGAAATGTACCATTTAGACCAGCTATAATGTTAAAGTACTTCTCACAGGGCATCACATACTCTGagtgagtacttttactttagatGCCCAAGTCTAATTTACTGTCAGTTGTCTTGAACATTCATGAAggtaacattttaaatgcaaaaagcttattttaaaaaggacatTTAATCAGTGTGACAGAAGTGAGTTTTGCTTCTTACTGAGAGTGCAATCTTTCTATCCAGGTAGCAGCTGGTTACAGCTTCGACTCACCCGGTATGGAGCtcagtggctttttttttttttctttctctttttggcAAAATGCCATTAAATTGATGTATTACATAATACATCAATTTAATGGCAAAAAATAAGTCAAATTACTCTTTATAATTTGGTGttgacagttttctttttcagttgcTGGACCTCTTCTCACTTTAATCAGTTCACAACATGGTCTATCTTCTGTGATTctgttttgtcatatttgtaaAGATGAATTGTTTTAAAATTCTGCTGAGTTTTTCAGACCTCAAATCATATCAAAACTGTCTAGATGAATATTATTTAGTGAGATAACAAattttaaagtttgtgtttttccacCACCGGGCATTGCTACAGGATTATGTCACAGTACTTGACatgttaatgaatgtttttattttaaggtGGGCCATGGCAAAGACCTA from Thunnus albacares chromosome 7, fThuAlb1.1, whole genome shotgun sequence includes:
- the adal gene encoding adenosine deaminase-like protein, with the protein product MDNEADVFYRELPKVELHAHLNGSVSFQTIEKLLKRKPHLNIEHSMTAIGKGQRRTLDECFQVFKVIHQLVDTQEDILMVATDVIKEFAADGVKYLELRSTPREEKNTGLTKQRYVETVIKAIQQCKTEGVDIDVRFLVAIDRRNGTEVAMETVKLAEEFMLSSDGLVVGLDLSGDPTVGHGKDLLPALQRAKNCGLKLSLHLSEVPSQLEESDLLLNLPPDRIGHGTFLHPEVGGSQSLVDKVMKNNIPLELCLTSNVKGQTVLNYSKHHFKYWYQLGHPSVICTDDKGVFCTDLSQEYQLAASTFGLSNEAVWTLSQQAIDCIFAPETVKQQLRQKWTDLQPQVFK